The sequence below is a genomic window from Brevibacillus agri.
AGCGCCACCAAATACGGAACGACGTGGCGAACAACCGGGAACAGGTAGCTGATGCACAAAGCCGTCGTCCCGTATTTCTCCAAAAGGCCCGTGGACCGCTCGACGGCGTGCCGCATCTTTTCGCTTTTGGACAGCCATTGCAGGATCGGCTTTCCGAAGTATTTTCCCAACAAAAAACCGATGGTCAATCCGGAGGCAACGCCCATGTACCCGGCCAAAAACGAGTAAAACGGGTCCAGAAGGCCGATCGAGGCGAGAAAGCCTCCGGTCGCCACGACCAGCTCATCCGGAATGGGCAAGCCGACGATTCCCAGCCAGAGCAGGAAAAAAATCGCGACGTAGCCGTATTGCTCTATGATTGACATCAGCAGGTTGATTTCCATGAGGCAAAATCCCCTATCTTCGCCACTGGCGGCAAAATCTTGCGCAGGCTGGCAGCGGCTCTCGTGCAGTATGTGACTCTTAGTAATTACGTACAAACACGTAAAAAGGTACTTGTCTATTTTGCAATAGATGAACCATTTTTATCAAGCGAAGAAATCACGGACAAAAACAGCCCGTCCATCAGCCAAGATGCTTGAGCGCCTCCCGCCTGCTCAGGTTCGACAGCACAGTCCTTTCCACAAAGCCACGCACTGCTTCCGGTTCTGTCTTGGCATACTCCCGCAAAGCCCAGCCGATTGCTTTTTGGATAAAAAACTCCTTGGAAGCCGCACAGGACTCAATCAAGGCGAAAAGCAGCTCCCGATCCGTCTTGGCCTTGTAAGAAAGCTGAAACAGGAGCGCCGTCCGCGCGAGCCACATATTATCGCCTTTGACCCAGTCAGTCGTGTTCGGGCGGATCAGCTCGGGGTAGCGGGAAAAAAGCGTGCCTGTTGTATGTGCGGCGAGATAGTCGACCGTATCCCACCACGACTTCGTTGTAATCCACTTGACTACAAGCGGCAGGTGCTCGGGTGTCAGTTGCTTTTTCGTCTTTGCCAACAGATCCATTGCCACGTATTGGTACTCGCGCTCAGGCAATGCCCACAAGCGCGCCACGACCTGCTCCCAGTCTTGCGGGATGCCGTGCTCGCGAAACAACTGTCTGGACAGCTCGCGGCGCAGCGGAGCCTTGATCCCCAAAAAAGGAAACTGATTTTTCATGTACCGCTCCATCGGCCCGGCGTTCTTGGCATCCGCATGGCTCGCGAGCAAGCGGATAGCCGCTGTCGTAAAGGCACACGTCATCGCGCTCCCTCCTTCCCCGTGAAAGCTCGTGCTGCTTCGCTTTCCCTGCGATCAGCCGGCAGCATGTACCTCCTGATTCACGACTGCAAAATCGTTCTTATCTTCCTTTTTATACGGATAGTACACGACCAGCGTAAAATCGCCCTCGATAACTTCCCCGGTTCTCAGCCACGTCTCAATGTCAAACGTCACCTTCGCCGTTACCGTGTGCTTGAAATAGTCTTTTTCCAGAGCGGCATGCGCGGCAAAGTCTTCGCGCAGCCGGTCGCGCTGCTCGTAGATGGCGGCGTACGTCTTTTGCATCGCCTCTTTGTCCAGGACGTCCTCCCACCACAGCTTGCGCGGACGATGCTTCTGGTTGCGCAAGTAATCGAACTTCATCAAGCTCTGCACATGCCGAAGCCCCTCCACGTTCTCGTGCTGCAAAAAAGCTTGCAGTCGCAAAAACAAATCTTCAAGCTGATGGCCGATGCGGCTCCAGCCCTGCTGCTCCCAATAGTCGCCAAACGTCTGGAAGAAGTCAAACGGCGTCTCGAACTGATTCGCCAACAGCCACTCCAGCGTGAGGTCCATCCGGTGTGCGTTCCAGTATTTTTCCAGGACGTCTTCCACCCGCTTGATCTTTTGCATGTCCGCAAACGAGAGGACGTTGTTGCCCAAAATCTCGTACGGCGCTTCATCCATGAACACGTAGCCGTGGTTGGCGGCACGCGCTCGCACTCCGGTCCCGCGCAGCATTTTCAAAAAGCCGAGCTGCAACTCCTCCGGGCGCAGGGCGAACACATCGTTGAACGTCTTGCGGAACGACTGGTAGTCTTCCTCCGGCAAGCCTGCGATCAAGTCCAGGTGCTGGTCGATTTTGCCCGACTCCTTGATCTGCGTCACGGTTCTGGCCAGACGGTCGAAGCGTTGAATCCGCTGTACGAGGCGGTTTGTCTCGTCGTTGGTGGATTGGACGCCGATTTCGAAGCGGAAAATGCCCGGCGGTGCGTTTTCAGTCAAAAAGTCGAGCACGTCCGCCCGCAAAATATCGGCCGTAATCTCAAATTGAAACACCGTTCCATTGTGGTTGTCGATGAGGAACTGGAAAATCTCCATTGCATACTTTTTATTGATGTTAAACGTGCGGTCCACGAATTTAATCGTCTTCACACCGTGGCGAATCAGCCGCAGCAAGTCTTCCTTGACCCGCTCCAGGCTGAAGTAGCGCACCCCGTCTTCAATGGAAGACAGACAGTACTGGCATTTGAACGGACACCCCCGGGATGCCTCGAAATAGACGACGCGGTTGTTCAGCTCGTCGAGATGATCCGCATAGGGCGACGGAATCGTATCCATCTCTTCAATCTGGGCTCTCGGTGCCGAAAAACGAACGTACTCGTCGTCGCGATAGGCGATTCCCGCTACATCCCGCAGGCGAGGAGGCTTGCCCTCGGCTTTCGCCTCCTGATAGGCTTGCAGCAGCTCCAAAAAAGTCTGCTCCCCTTCTCCGATGGCGATCACGTCAATCTCCGGATGCTTTTTCATCCACTCGTCCGCGTCGTAGGTCACTTCCGGCCCGCCGAGAATGACAGCGACGTCGGGGCATACTTTTTTCAGATTGCGGATCACATCGAGCGTCTCGCGAATGTTCCAGATATAACAGGAAAAAGCGACGATATCGGGCTGTCGCTTGTAGATGTCTGCGACGATGTTGAGCGTCACATCGTTAATCGTGTACTCCACCAGCTCGATGCCCGGAAAAGCTTTCTGGGCGTAGCTGCGCAAATAGCGCAAGGCCAGCGAGGAGTGGATGAACTTGGCATTTAAGGTCGATAGTACAATCTTCATGGATGGGTCTACTCTCCTTGCACAAAATCCGGCGACGAAAAAAACCATCAGGCAAACGATGGTCTGGCGTCCAACCGGGCGATTCCTTTCGTAACAGTACCATACGAGGCCAGAGCACGGCAAATCCGGCCCGGCCCCGCTCAGCGATTCAGTTCGCGCACGACATGCCCCAGCTCAGGCACAATCAGCCGATTCATCGCGAGCTTGACTGCCCCAGTCGAGCCAGGCGTGGAAAAGATCATTTTTCCCCCTCTGGTGCCCGCCACAGCGCGGCTGAGCATGGCCGCCGACCCGATGTCCTCCGTATAGCTCAGCATCCGAAACAGCTCGCCGAAGCCGGGCATTTCCTTTTCCAGCAAACCGGAGACGGCTTCGAACGTGTTGTCTCGCGGCGAGATGCCTGTCCCGCCGTTGAGCAGGATGACTTGCACCTCGGGATGCGCGATTCCCGCTTCAATCGCGGCAGTCACCTCGGCAGGCTCGTCCTTGACGATCTGGTAGAGGGCGACGTGATGCCCTGCCTCGGTTAATAGTTGCCTCATTAATTGTCCGCTCTTGTCCGTCTCTTCGGTTCGCGTATCGGAAACGGTAATGACCATGCACGTCACCTGTTTTGGTGACAGCGCCTTGTGCTCCTGTGTGCTCATATCGTGATCTCCCTCATTTTCTGCTGGCTTGTTTCTCTTATTCTACCATTTTCTCTCGGCACGGGTCTTGCCAACCGTCCTTTTGCAACGATTTCTTCACTTCTTCTACCCTAGAGGACGCTGTTTTCGATATAATGCTGGTGACAGTTATTTTTGACAGACAAGGAGGCGTACCCGGATGGCAGAACGGCCATTTTTTTCGTTTCATTTTCACAAGCAATCCCATACGCCGATTTATGTGCAGCTAGCCGACCAACTGAAAACGGCTATTCTGCGCGGGGCCTTTCTTGTAGACGGACAACAATTGATCTCGCTGCGGGACATGAAAACCGTCAGCGGCTGCTCGCTGGAAACCGTGAAAAAGGCGTACGACCATCTCGCGCTGGAAGGCTGGCTGGAAGCCGTGCACGGCAAAGGCTACTACCTGACGACGCTCGCAAAGGAAGCTCGTCTGGAAAGCCGCTTGCCGTTGACCGACATCCCGATTGCCTCGCTGGCTGACTCCTCGCCCCGCCCTGGCGAAGAGCTGGTCAAGCGGCTGCGCGGCGCTTTTTACGACAGTTTGACCGTGCTGGACGAGCCTTCCGCGCAAAAGA
It includes:
- a CDS encoding DNA alkylation repair protein; its protein translation is MTCAFTTAAIRLLASHADAKNAGPMERYMKNQFPFLGIKAPLRRELSRQLFREHGIPQDWEQVVARLWALPEREYQYVAMDLLAKTKKQLTPEHLPLVVKWITTKSWWDTVDYLAAHTTGTLFSRYPELIRPNTTDWVKGDNMWLARTALLFQLSYKAKTDRELLFALIESCAASKEFFIQKAIGWALREYAKTEPEAVRGFVERTVLSNLSRREALKHLG
- a CDS encoding MogA/MoaB family molybdenum cofactor biosynthesis protein — its product is MSTQEHKALSPKQVTCMVITVSDTRTEETDKSGQLMRQLLTEAGHHVALYQIVKDEPAEVTAAIEAGIAHPEVQVILLNGGTGISPRDNTFEAVSGLLEKEMPGFGELFRMLSYTEDIGSAAMLSRAVAGTRGGKMIFSTPGSTGAVKLAMNRLIVPELGHVVRELNR
- a CDS encoding DedA family protein gives rise to the protein MEINLLMSIIEQYGYVAIFFLLWLGIVGLPIPDELVVATGGFLASIGLLDPFYSFLAGYMGVASGLTIGFLLGKYFGKPILQWLSKSEKMRHAVERSTGLLEKYGTTALCISYLFPVVRHVVPYLVALGGMTYRRYALLSYPIGLVWTIAFYFLGYVFGNNVEAIIGMIRQYGFYALLVIVVALAAWLIVRKVIVSNRAFRAKGE
- a CDS encoding B12-binding domain-containing radical SAM protein, coding for MKIVLSTLNAKFIHSSLALRYLRSYAQKAFPGIELVEYTINDVTLNIVADIYKRQPDIVAFSCYIWNIRETLDVIRNLKKVCPDVAVILGGPEVTYDADEWMKKHPEIDVIAIGEGEQTFLELLQAYQEAKAEGKPPRLRDVAGIAYRDDEYVRFSAPRAQIEEMDTIPSPYADHLDELNNRVVYFEASRGCPFKCQYCLSSIEDGVRYFSLERVKEDLLRLIRHGVKTIKFVDRTFNINKKYAMEIFQFLIDNHNGTVFQFEITADILRADVLDFLTENAPPGIFRFEIGVQSTNDETNRLVQRIQRFDRLARTVTQIKESGKIDQHLDLIAGLPEEDYQSFRKTFNDVFALRPEELQLGFLKMLRGTGVRARAANHGYVFMDEAPYEILGNNVLSFADMQKIKRVEDVLEKYWNAHRMDLTLEWLLANQFETPFDFFQTFGDYWEQQGWSRIGHQLEDLFLRLQAFLQHENVEGLRHVQSLMKFDYLRNQKHRPRKLWWEDVLDKEAMQKTYAAIYEQRDRLREDFAAHAALEKDYFKHTVTAKVTFDIETWLRTGEVIEGDFTLVVYYPYKKEDKNDFAVVNQEVHAAG